A stretch of Mucilaginibacter terrae DNA encodes these proteins:
- the arfB gene encoding alternative ribosome rescue aminoacyl-tRNA hydrolase ArfB, which produces MNIPKSELQKEITYKASRSGGKGGQNVNKVSTKVELLFDIQASLLFTPEQKELMLGKLQNRLNKDGLLQVFSEEERSQLMNKERALDKMLVILERSLYVQKPRKALKVSKQAKAKRLEAKRMQSVKKQLRKGGIGHE; this is translated from the coding sequence ATGAATATTCCTAAATCCGAATTACAAAAAGAAATAACTTACAAAGCATCACGTAGCGGGGGCAAAGGCGGCCAAAACGTAAACAAGGTGTCAACCAAAGTTGAATTGCTGTTTGATATACAAGCCTCCCTGTTATTTACCCCCGAACAAAAAGAACTCATGCTTGGCAAACTGCAAAACCGCCTTAATAAAGACGGCCTGCTGCAGGTATTTAGCGAGGAAGAACGCAGCCAGCTCATGAACAAAGAACGGGCCTTAGATAAGATGCTGGTTATATTAGAAAGATCGCTTTATGTACAAAAGCCGCGCAAGGCCTTGAAGGTAAGCAAACAAGCCAAGGCTAAAAGATTAGAAGCAAAGCGTATGCAATCAGTGAAGAAGCAGTTACGTAAGGGCGGTATAGGCCATGAGTAA
- a CDS encoding MFS transporter — MEYKTSKSYGSALYTLITVFFFWGFLAASNGIFIPFCKTHFHLTQFESQLIDFTFYGGYFIGSLILYFASQASKVDILNKLGYKNGIILGLIISAIGALGMVPAIGSGAFGFILAAFFVIAVGFSLQQTAANPFVIALGEPETGAHRLNFAGAVNNFGGLMGPIIVGVMLFGTTKGAENATVEISAVNNLYYILAGLFIAVALFFWKSDLPKVTSDEEMEQSSKANTPLLVIFVAFCLILAAGPLSNATGLSQAYFVYASLIIILSALIRSLLSARKNSQGWGAMQYPQLIYGMLAIFTYVGTEVTIQSNMGALLMLPEFGGYNESAISPFISLYWGSLMIGRWAGAVGAFKLTTVTNRVLTILMPFVAFGIILLVNHLTGANISHLYPYAICVGVMIAAFFIGNQKPARTLTVFGLLGVAFMLIGLFTTGIVATFAFISGGLCCSIMWPSIFALSVTGLGKYTSQGSAFLIMMILGGSIIPPVQGILADTSGIHLSYIVPVLGFAYLAFFAWKVSGELRKQGIDLDHVEAAGGH, encoded by the coding sequence ATGGAATATAAAACCAGCAAAAGCTATGGATCAGCCCTTTACACGCTAATAACTGTTTTCTTTTTTTGGGGCTTTCTGGCCGCATCAAATGGTATTTTTATTCCGTTTTGTAAAACTCACTTTCATTTAACACAATTTGAGTCGCAGCTTATTGATTTTACTTTTTATGGTGGATATTTTATTGGTTCACTAATTTTATACTTCGCATCGCAGGCAAGCAAGGTTGATATTCTGAACAAATTAGGCTATAAAAATGGTATCATTTTAGGCCTTATTATATCTGCAATTGGTGCCCTGGGTATGGTTCCGGCCATTGGCTCAGGGGCGTTTGGCTTTATACTGGCTGCGTTTTTTGTAATTGCGGTAGGTTTTTCGTTACAGCAAACAGCCGCAAATCCATTTGTAATAGCCTTAGGCGAACCCGAAACAGGTGCTCACCGCCTCAACTTTGCAGGTGCGGTAAATAACTTTGGGGGCTTAATGGGCCCCATTATAGTAGGGGTAATGTTGTTTGGTACCACCAAAGGCGCAGAGAATGCAACGGTTGAAATATCGGCAGTTAATAACCTTTATTACATTTTGGCCGGTTTGTTTATTGCCGTTGCGTTATTCTTTTGGAAATCAGACTTACCTAAAGTGACCAGCGATGAAGAGATGGAGCAAAGCAGTAAGGCTAACACTCCTTTACTTGTAATTTTTGTTGCCTTTTGTTTGATTTTAGCCGCAGGGCCTTTAAGTAATGCAACCGGGCTATCGCAAGCTTATTTTGTATATGCATCGTTGATCATCATTCTTTCGGCTTTGATCAGGTCTTTGTTATCGGCGCGTAAAAATAGCCAGGGTTGGGGAGCAATGCAGTATCCGCAATTGATATATGGTATGCTGGCCATTTTTACGTATGTAGGTACCGAGGTTACCATACAAAGTAACATGGGCGCTTTACTAATGTTGCCTGAGTTTGGCGGCTATAACGAATCGGCAATTTCGCCGTTCATATCTCTTTACTGGGGTAGTTTAATGATTGGCCGTTGGGCTGGTGCGGTTGGCGCATTCAAACTTACTACAGTAACCAACCGTGTTTTAACCATACTTATGCCGTTTGTGGCTTTCGGAATTATATTGTTGGTTAACCATTTAACCGGAGCCAATATCAGTCATCTGTATCCATATGCTATATGTGTAGGTGTTATGATTGCTGCATTTTTTATTGGTAACCAAAAACCGGCGCGTACCCTTACCGTATTTGGTTTACTGGGGGTAGCTTTTATGCTCATAGGCTTATTTACCACCGGAATTGTGGCTACCTTTGCCTTTATAAGCGGCGGCTTATGCTGCTCAATTATGTGGCCTTCAATATTTGCATTATCGGTAACTGGCTTGGGTAAATATACCAGCCAGGGCTCGGCGTTCTTAATTATGATGATCTTAGGCGGGTCAATTATTCCACCGGTACAAGGCATTCTTGCCGATACCAGCGGCATACATTTATCATATATAGTGCCTGTATTAGGTTTTGCTTACCTGGCATTTTTTGCCTGGAAAGTAAGCGGCGAATTGAGGAAACAAGGCATCGACCTTGACCATGTTGAGGCAGCAGGCGGCCATTAA
- a CDS encoding FAD-dependent oxidoreductase: protein MLLQNKQVAIIGAGPVGLTMAKLLQQQGVAVNVYERDKNPQARVWGGTLDLHKNSGQLAMAKAGLLQKYYDLALPMGIKIADEHARILFTKPITAQNAHDNPEINRSELRKMLLNSLVAATVVWDSKFTGMEEHDGKWLIHFEDKPDAMADVVIGANGGMSKVRDYVTVAEIKATGSFIIQGDVPQPEQCLPEFYKLCNDHRLMAAHDGNMLVVNPRNGNLLSYGIIMKTPEEWADGGAPDFNDNDNIVKYLTQRFAGWNERYHELFDATAFFAGITTKVAPLDTHWKTDRPLPITLIGDAAHLMPPFAGMGVNTGLLDALRLSENLTDTKYQSIEDAIGAYEQQMFSYAFAAQAESHKNEMEMRDPKFSFRQLLGI from the coding sequence ATGTTATTACAAAATAAACAGGTGGCCATTATAGGTGCAGGTCCGGTAGGCCTTACCATGGCAAAACTATTACAGCAGCAAGGCGTAGCCGTAAACGTTTACGAGCGCGATAAAAACCCGCAAGCTCGTGTGTGGGGCGGCACTTTGGATCTGCATAAAAACTCGGGGCAGTTGGCTATGGCCAAAGCCGGGCTGTTGCAAAAGTACTACGACCTGGCTTTGCCTATGGGCATTAAAATAGCCGATGAACATGCCCGTATATTATTTACCAAACCAATTACTGCCCAAAACGCACATGATAATCCGGAGATAAACCGTAGCGAACTGCGCAAAATGCTGCTGAATAGTTTAGTTGCCGCTACCGTAGTTTGGGATAGCAAATTTACCGGCATGGAAGAGCACGACGGTAAATGGCTCATCCATTTTGAAGATAAGCCTGATGCCATGGCCGATGTAGTGATAGGTGCCAATGGCGGCATGTCGAAAGTGCGGGATTATGTAACCGTTGCAGAGATAAAAGCAACGGGATCATTCATTATACAAGGCGATGTACCACAACCCGAACAATGCTTACCTGAATTTTACAAGCTATGTAATGATCATCGCCTGATGGCCGCACATGATGGTAATATGCTGGTAGTGAATCCGCGTAATGGTAATTTATTGAGTTATGGAATTATCATGAAAACGCCTGAGGAATGGGCTGATGGAGGTGCGCCTGACTTTAACGACAATGACAACATAGTTAAGTACCTCACACAACGTTTTGCCGGTTGGAATGAGCGTTATCATGAATTATTTGATGCTACAGCATTTTTTGCAGGGATTACCACAAAAGTGGCTCCGCTTGATACCCACTGGAAAACCGATCGCCCGTTGCCGATTACGCTGATCGGTGATGCCGCTCACCTGATGCCGCCTTTTGCCGGTATGGGTGTAAATACAGGGTTGCTGGATGCGTTGAGGCTATCAGAAAATCTCACTGATACTAAGTATCAATCAATAGAAGATGCAATAGGCGCATACGAGCAACAGATGTTTAGTTATGCTTTTGCAGCACAAGCAGAAAGCCACAAAAATGAAATGGAGATGCGTGACCCCAAATTTAGCTTCCGACAATTGCTGGGCATTTAA
- a CDS encoding deoxycytidylate deaminase: protein MSKLSFDQIFMNLAGDLAKRSHCVKAQVGAVLTKDTRIISVGYNGPPAGTHNCDEEWPETGCPRDARGSCSLALHAEENTILYAVKNGAKLEGATMYTTLSPCLPCARLIYSAGITKVYYEHSYAQYKGLPSDEGVDFLNRFGVEAVRFEPDGDVVTS from the coding sequence ATGAGTAAACTTTCTTTCGACCAGATATTTATGAACCTGGCTGGTGACCTGGCCAAGCGTTCGCATTGTGTAAAGGCGCAGGTAGGTGCGGTGTTAACTAAAGATACCCGCATTATATCGGTGGGCTATAACGGCCCACCTGCCGGCACTCATAACTGTGACGAGGAGTGGCCCGAAACCGGCTGTCCGCGTGATGCCCGTGGAAGCTGCTCCCTGGCCCTGCATGCCGAAGAAAATACGATACTTTACGCCGTAAAAAACGGTGCTAAATTAGAAGGGGCGACAATGTACACCACATTATCGCCATGCTTGCCATGCGCACGATTAATATATTCGGCAGGTATAACCAAGGTGTATTACGAGCACTCGTATGCCCAATACAAAGGCCTCCCCAGTGATGAAGGCGTGGATTTTTTAAACCGTTTTGGTGTGGAGGCAGTCAGGTTTGAGCCTGATGGCGATGTGGTTACTTCTTAA
- a CDS encoding LysE family translocator: MIEAIVSGIGIGLVLTFLTGPVFFSLIKTSIEKGFHAGAALALGVVSSDVVFVGAIIFGSQFFEVPASAKIWLGVIGSIILIIIGTHYLTKKPEVDYNTHEPAKINRAGYFLKGFLMCIFNPTLLFHWITVIGTASTMFHEGVHNRQLKIAVMFITILIIQFGMDTLKAFYANKLRDRISTAFVHRLNYVAGAALIIAAFVIFDKLVTHYLFGTIAE; this comes from the coding sequence ATGATTGAAGCTATTGTTTCGGGAATAGGTATTGGACTGGTACTCACTTTTTTAACAGGTCCGGTATTTTTTTCCCTTATAAAAACCAGCATCGAAAAAGGCTTTCACGCCGGTGCCGCACTGGCTTTGGGCGTAGTTAGCAGCGATGTTGTATTTGTGGGAGCCATTATTTTCGGCTCACAATTTTTTGAAGTACCTGCATCCGCAAAAATATGGCTCGGGGTTATTGGCAGCATCATCCTCATCATTATTGGCACACACTATCTCACCAAAAAGCCCGAGGTTGATTATAATACCCACGAACCGGCCAAGATCAACCGGGCAGGTTACTTTTTAAAGGGTTTTTTGATGTGTATATTCAACCCTACCCTGCTATTTCATTGGATAACCGTTATTGGCACGGCCAGCACAATGTTTCACGAAGGTGTACATAACAGGCAGCTAAAAATTGCGGTCATGTTCATCACCATCCTTATTATCCAATTTGGCATGGATACCCTTAAAGCATTTTATGCCAACAAACTGCGTGATAGGATTTCAACCGCATTTGTACATCGCCTTAATTATGTAGCTGGTGCAGCACTCATCATTGCAGCCTTTGTAATATTTGATAAGCTGGTTACCCACTACCTGTTTGGCACCATTGCCGAGTAA
- the cmk gene encoding (d)CMP kinase: MSKNIVVAIDGYSSCGKSTLAKALAKKLHFIYVDSGAMYRAVTLYFLRNNVDINDAEQVTEALKNIHLNFHSRDYQTHITLNDEEVSDEIRLMPVSAMVSPVSAIREVRKEMVAQQQRMGKSKNIVMDGRDIGTTVFPNAQVKLFMTADPKVRAERRYKELQATNPDITLEEIFENIAHRDYSDTTRKESPLVRAEDAIILDNTNITPDQQLAFALAKVEPFLKK; the protein is encoded by the coding sequence ATGAGCAAGAACATTGTGGTGGCTATCGACGGTTATTCGTCGTGCGGAAAAAGTACATTGGCCAAGGCATTAGCCAAAAAACTTCACTTTATTTATGTAGATAGCGGCGCTATGTACCGTGCCGTAACCCTGTATTTTTTACGCAATAACGTGGATATTAATGATGCGGAGCAAGTTACCGAAGCCTTGAAGAACATACACCTCAATTTTCACTCGCGCGATTATCAAACCCACATTACCCTAAATGATGAGGAAGTATCGGACGAAATACGCTTGATGCCGGTATCTGCAATGGTAAGTCCTGTTTCGGCCATACGCGAGGTGCGTAAGGAGATGGTAGCCCAGCAGCAGCGCATGGGTAAATCAAAAAACATTGTAATGGATGGGCGCGATATTGGCACCACGGTGTTCCCCAATGCCCAGGTAAAACTGTTTATGACCGCCGACCCTAAAGTACGTGCCGAGCGCCGTTACAAAGAACTACAGGCCACCAACCCTGATATTACCCTGGAAGAGATATTTGAGAACATTGCTCACCGCGATTACTCGGATACAACCCGGAAGGAAAGTCCGCTGGTGCGTGCTGAGGATGCCATCATATTGGATAATACCAATATTACGCCCGATCAACAACTGGCCTTTGCATTAGCTAAAGTAGAACCTTTTCTTAAGAAGTAA
- a CDS encoding class II glutamine amidotransferase: MSDQIKHECGVAFIRLRKPLSYYQQKYGTALYGLNKLYLLMEKQHNRGQDGAGVATIKLDIEPGKRYISRHRSMASNAVADIFEYIQKKFADVEKEYPEKMKDAEWLKENISFTGEVLLGHLRYGTHGKNSIENCHPFLRQNNWMTRNLVIAGNFNMTNVDELLQQLYELGQHPKEKADTVTVLEKIGHFLDSEVQGLFDQFKREGNDDNIQISKMIGDNMDVAKILRKSAKNWDGGYTIAGILGHGDAFIMRDPSGIRPAFYYIDDEIVVATSERPAIQTAFNIPLDKIKEVLPGHALIIKKDGSVSEEQFSEPKEKKSCSFERIYFSRGSDASIYRERKQLGRLLCPQILDAVGNDIKNTVFSYIPNTAEIAFYGMVEGVNKYVKQYQRDRLLNRDDKITDEELSEVLSLAPRVEKIAIKDVKLRTFITQDADRSEMVAHVYDTTYGLINKGADTLVVLDDSIVRGTTLKQSILKILDRLGPKKIVVVSSAPQIRYPDCYGIDMSRMGEFVAFEAAVSLLKETGQEDILLDAYQKAKASAELPKEDVENYVKAIYSPFTDQQISDRIAKIITPKEINAEVHVIYQTLDNLHKACPDHLGDWYFSGDYPTPGGNKVVNRAFANWMEGKNQRAYM; this comes from the coding sequence ATGAGCGATCAGATTAAGCATGAATGCGGCGTAGCTTTTATTCGCCTGCGCAAACCCCTCTCATACTATCAGCAAAAATATGGTACGGCACTTTATGGCTTAAACAAGCTATACCTGCTAATGGAAAAACAACATAACCGTGGCCAGGATGGTGCGGGTGTTGCAACCATTAAGTTAGATATAGAACCTGGAAAGCGATACATTAGTCGTCACCGTTCTATGGCAAGTAATGCCGTAGCCGATATTTTTGAGTACATCCAAAAGAAATTTGCCGATGTAGAAAAAGAGTATCCCGAAAAAATGAAGGATGCCGAGTGGCTGAAAGAAAACATCAGCTTTACCGGTGAGGTGCTGTTAGGTCACCTTCGTTACGGAACTCACGGTAAAAACAGTATCGAAAACTGTCACCCATTCTTACGTCAAAACAACTGGATGACCCGTAACCTGGTAATTGCCGGTAACTTTAACATGACCAATGTTGATGAGTTATTACAGCAATTGTACGAGTTGGGTCAGCATCCTAAAGAAAAGGCAGATACCGTTACGGTGCTGGAAAAAATAGGCCACTTCCTCGATAGCGAAGTGCAGGGCCTGTTTGATCAGTTTAAACGCGAGGGCAACGACGATAATATCCAGATCAGTAAAATGATAGGTGATAATATGGATGTTGCTAAAATACTCCGTAAATCGGCCAAGAACTGGGATGGTGGTTATACCATTGCCGGTATTTTAGGTCATGGTGATGCCTTCATTATGCGCGACCCATCGGGTATTCGTCCGGCGTTTTACTACATTGATGATGAGATCGTGGTGGCTACCTCTGAGCGTCCTGCTATTCAAACTGCGTTCAATATTCCGTTAGATAAAATTAAAGAGGTGCTGCCTGGCCACGCCCTTATCATCAAAAAAGATGGTAGCGTAAGTGAGGAGCAGTTTAGCGAGCCTAAAGAAAAAAAATCGTGCTCGTTCGAGCGTATCTATTTCTCTCGCGGCAGCGATGCCTCTATTTACCGTGAGCGCAAGCAATTAGGCCGTTTATTATGCCCGCAAATATTGGATGCGGTTGGTAACGACATCAAAAATACCGTATTTTCATACATTCCTAATACTGCCGAGATTGCTTTTTACGGCATGGTTGAAGGCGTAAACAAATACGTTAAACAATACCAGCGCGACCGCCTGCTTAACCGTGACGATAAGATTACCGACGAGGAGTTGAGCGAAGTGTTGAGCCTTGCCCCGCGCGTTGAAAAAATAGCCATTAAAGACGTTAAACTGCGCACTTTTATTACCCAGGATGCCGACCGCAGCGAGATGGTTGCCCACGTTTACGATACCACTTATGGTTTAATAAACAAAGGTGCCGATACTTTGGTGGTGCTTGATGATTCTATTGTACGTGGCACAACCTTAAAGCAAAGTATCCTTAAAATTTTAGACCGCTTAGGTCCTAAAAAGATCGTGGTGGTATCATCGGCCCCGCAAATACGTTACCCTGATTGTTACGGCATTGATATGTCGCGCATGGGTGAGTTTGTAGCCTTTGAGGCAGCCGTTAGTTTGTTAAAAGAAACCGGACAGGAAGATATTTTATTGGATGCTTACCAAAAAGCAAAAGCATCGGCCGAATTACCTAAGGAAGATGTAGAGAACTATGTAAAAGCCATCTACTCTCCGTTTACCGATCAGCAGATCTCAGACCGTATAGCTAAGATCATAACCCCTAAAGAGATCAATGCCGAAGTACACGTTATATACCAAACGTTAGATAACCTGCACAAAGCTTGCCCTGATCATTTGGGCGACTGGTATTTCTCGGGCGACTACCCAACTCCGGGCGGCAACAAAGTAGTAAACCGTGCCTTTGCCAACTGGATGGAAGGTAAAAACCAACGTGCTTATATGTAA
- a CDS encoding helix-turn-helix transcriptional regulator, protein MEVEQNGVPNVLIRFAGLLNTTVSGHRLDIPQEFGSGYCAGFVFNDHLRMLISDYELNHDLLIENTEKRPGKILFFKFQKIFPKNAAGLNRTRASQTPSVLIATSRLNTEDAFTIHSNTETINIEVDTAYLAGLFKYTTPSPVLQKLLGDAPPLLFEQLLHPAIQNIVDEIVTEKVQNSFRLFFLRIKAEELICRLLIELDKRSEKQFYPLNNRDIQAIYKIRDAMIMKLSEPPLIAILSAEAGMSPTKLKRLFKQIFGYSVFSYYQHFRMKEAARLLRQEQLSVSETGYRLGFTNLSHFTRIFEEHVGMKPKAYSRA, encoded by the coding sequence ATGGAAGTTGAACAAAACGGTGTACCCAACGTGCTTATCAGGTTTGCCGGTTTATTAAATACAACAGTGAGCGGACACAGGCTGGATATTCCGCAGGAGTTTGGCAGTGGTTATTGTGCCGGATTTGTATTTAATGATCACCTGCGTATGCTCATCAGCGATTACGAACTTAACCATGATTTGCTGATAGAGAACACCGAAAAGCGGCCGGGTAAGATCCTGTTCTTCAAGTTTCAAAAGATTTTTCCTAAAAATGCTGCCGGTTTAAACAGGACACGTGCATCACAAACTCCATCGGTACTCATAGCCACCAGCAGGTTAAATACCGAAGATGCTTTTACCATTCATTCCAACACCGAAACTATAAATATTGAGGTAGATACAGCTTACCTGGCCGGGCTGTTTAAATACACAACACCATCACCTGTTTTACAAAAGTTATTGGGCGATGCTCCACCCTTACTTTTTGAGCAATTGCTGCATCCGGCTATACAAAATATTGTAGACGAGATAGTGACCGAAAAGGTTCAGAATAGCTTCCGGCTCTTCTTTTTAAGAATTAAGGCCGAGGAGTTGATATGTCGTTTATTAATTGAGCTGGATAAGCGGAGCGAGAAGCAGTTTTATCCTTTAAATAACCGCGACATTCAGGCTATTTATAAAATAAGAGATGCGATGATTATGAAATTAAGTGAGCCGCCTTTAATCGCAATACTTTCGGCTGAGGCAGGCATGAGCCCAACCAAACTCAAGCGTTTGTTTAAGCAAATTTTTGGGTACAGTGTATTCAGTTATTATCAGCACTTCAGGATGAAAGAAGCAGCCCGTTTGCTTAGGCAAGAGCAGCTATCGGTATCAGAAACCGGTTACAGGCTTGGCTTTACCAATTTGAGCCATTTTACAAGGATTTTTGAGGAACATGTAGGGATGAAGCCAAAGGCTTATAGTCGTGCCTGA
- a CDS encoding lipid A deacylase LpxR family protein yields the protein MNFKQFAFSVLLGIAALQSLAQVRTQEFGFQSDNDSFLAQGSDRYYTNGLFVFYRRGMDIKRIDKLVNKVLTIEVGQKIFNPQSGSITVNGQPNPAYIDRPFAGYLYAGGSLNLLYRNESNFKIGVQVGVIGPSAKGEQAQQVIHDTFGFYELSGWEYQIRNTPVINLSLDYNRLLARNEWIDLTASGMLNAGTAFNNIAVGPMVRLGNFNQLFNSYSTQSTATRNAIAPLHKKELFFYYKPMFNYIAYDATVQGALVNKKDDPTGMEVTGKPEPIMISHQIGVGFSGKRVNLGFEVAVHSKDVKTQRYNTHQWGSINVAYRFGK from the coding sequence ATGAACTTTAAACAATTTGCTTTCAGTGTTTTACTGGGTATTGCAGCACTCCAATCGCTGGCACAGGTACGTACCCAGGAGTTTGGTTTTCAGTCTGATAATGATTCTTTTCTCGCTCAAGGCTCAGACCGGTATTACACCAACGGATTATTTGTTTTTTACCGCCGGGGTATGGATATTAAACGTATAGATAAGCTGGTAAATAAAGTATTAACCATTGAGGTAGGGCAAAAGATATTTAATCCTCAATCGGGCAGTATCACTGTTAATGGTCAACCCAACCCGGCTTATATCGATCGTCCTTTTGCCGGGTATTTGTATGCAGGCGGATCACTCAACCTGCTTTACCGTAACGAGAGCAATTTTAAGATAGGCGTACAAGTGGGCGTAATTGGGCCCTCGGCAAAGGGTGAGCAAGCCCAGCAGGTGATACACGATACCTTTGGCTTTTATGAGCTAAGCGGCTGGGAATACCAGATACGCAATACTCCGGTTATCAACTTATCGCTCGATTATAACCGCCTGCTGGCGCGCAATGAGTGGATTGATTTAACAGCATCGGGCATGTTAAATGCGGGCACTGCCTTTAATAACATTGCCGTTGGCCCTATGGTACGACTGGGTAACTTTAACCAGCTGTTTAACTCATACAGTACCCAAAGCACAGCCACCCGCAACGCCATTGCCCCGCTGCACAAAAAGGAATTATTTTTTTACTATAAACCTATGTTTAACTACATAGCATATGATGCAACGGTACAAGGTGCCCTGGTCAACAAAAAAGACGACCCGACCGGCATGGAAGTTACCGGCAAACCCGAACCCATTATGATCAGTCACCAGATAGGTGTAGGCTTTTCGGGCAAGCGCGTTAATCTGGGTTTTGAAGTGGCCGTGCATAGCAAAGACGTTAAAACGCAGCGTTACAACACCCACCAGTGGGGATCAATTAATGTGGCGTATAGGTTTGGAAAGTAA